From Scylla paramamosain isolate STU-SP2022 chromosome 16, ASM3559412v1, whole genome shotgun sequence, one genomic window encodes:
- the LOC135108093 gene encoding uncharacterized protein LOC135108093, whose translation MSKDSEVKTEAKVKMEERLESALQRVVAREKQRLVPQLELMCTLASQKEQVLAALIHARKERQCPPGDAGDGQGPSPDSQEGQLHIDIDDRQTALINHRIVKDALQTAAFNIQLQEAVQNGLQKVDVDETMDNLTERGVLLAHCSSSLHSYKELAIVEEQMANLNKEILHLHTKYSSILKKIRPKWEALQDKFMQVGEENKVLIQMRDKARDREGKIQLLVVMIQGLVSACGFQWGAYEYFVQVMQLCDAAVMHQDTARQNAIINQISKIHEERENIGSRSTLREMLSASKP comes from the exons CAAGGATAGTGAAGTGAAGACAGAGGCCAAAGTAAAGATGGAAGAGCGTCTGGAGTCAGCCTTGCAGCGCGTCGTTGCTCGGGAGAAACAGAGGCTTGTCCCACAGCTGGAGCTCATGTGTACACTAGCCAGTCAGAAGGAGCAGGTCCTGGCTGCTCTGATACATG CCAGGAAGGAGCGGCAGTGTCCACCAGGGGATGCAGGAGATGGTCAGGGCCCATCCCCTGACAGCCAGGAGGGCCAGCTCCACATAGACATTGATGACCGGCAGACTGCTCTCATCAACCACAGAATAGTTAAAGATGCACTGCAAACTGCAGCTTTCAACATCCAG TTGCAAGAGGCAGTTCAGAATGGCCTACAAAAGGTGGATGTGGATGAAACAATGGATAATTTAACAGAAAGAGG GGTGCTCTTGGCTCACTGCAGCAGCAGCCTGCATTCATACAAAGAGCTTGCCATTGTAGAGGAACAAATGGCAAACTTGAACAAGGAGATCCTTCACCTCCACACTAAGTACTCATCCATCCTCAAGAAAATAAGGCCAAAATGGGAGGCATTGCAAGACAAATTCATGCAAGTAGGAGAAGAGAACAAGGTACTGATCCA GATGCGGGACAAAGcaagagatagagaggggaaGATacagctgctggtggtgatgattcaGGGTCTTGTATCAGCATGTGGCTTCCAGTGGGGTGCCTATGAGTATTTTGTGCAG GTGATGCAGTTGTGTGATGCAGCAGTGATGCACCAAGACACTGCCAGGCAGAATGCCATCATAAACCAGATTTCCAAGATtcatgaggaaagagaaaacatagGGAGCAGAAGCACGCTGAGGGAAATGCTAAGTGCCAGCAAGCCTTGA
- the LOC135108090 gene encoding proton-coupled folate transporter-like, whose product MVLLDPTNEASPLLGPSGAKRSSSALTKVLPQRPPQPPPPRTGLCRCLSFVTVEPALFLLAMSYSIELIFKTNMLVDKTCSIQLQYSLDVCRNLDTGNYKAQQASVQRLTANYNMYCQILELLPGALVMLLLGTWSDTRSRRLPLLLPIVGSTLKSLGLCCNAYWWSLQPFYVTLAYIPFGLSGGMMATFMASYAYVSEDSGDWGRTTRLSLAGMALFAALPFGNVLGAALFSHGGYVAVFGMEFITNLLAFIYIVIRLREERPKQVSRITQEGKSTTPLNHLRQSLAAVGRQRPAGGRALILGHICCIFLYMITFGTINFMVLYTRAKFKWDYNQFTPWMICNSCASILAACLLVPLLSLRWHIDDTILAFSGAASHVFSGLLIGTANQQWILYLAVALSAGGGITISCSRGALSKLVAPDELGAVFSVVGILESLAPIISSLVYTPIYNMTLNVFSGTVFLISAALTLVICCIYTWLATAFPFPPSTGSKEEEG is encoded by the exons atGGTTCTGCTGGATCCTACGAACGAAGCCAGCCCGCTGCTGGGGCCGTCGGGGGCCAAGAGAAGCAGTTCTGCTCTAACGAAGGTTCTGCCGCAGCGGCcgccgcagccgccgccgcctcgcaCGGGACTCTGCCGCTGTCTGTCGTTTGTGACGGTGGAGCCTGCGCTGTTTCTGCTAGCGATGAGTTATTCCATTGAGCTAATCTTCAAGACCAACATGCTAGTGGACAAGACGTGTTCCATCCAGCTCCAGTATTCCCTCGATGTCTGCCGCAACTTGGACACTGGCAATTACAAAGCACAGCAAGCCTCCGTGCAGAGGCTCACCGCAAACTACAACATGTACTGCCAGATCCTTGAGCTACTGCCTGGTGCCCTGGTCATGCTGCTGCTGGGCACATGGAGCGACACGCGCAGCCGCCGCCTGCCGCTGCTGCTCCCTATAGTTGGCTCCACGCTCAAGTCCCTCGGGCTGTGCTGCAACGCCTACTGGTGGTCTCTGCAGCCTTTTTACGTCACGCTGGCCTACATTCCCTTTGGCCTCTCTGGGGGGATGATGGCAACCTTCATGGCCTCCTATGCCTACGTGAGCGAGGACTCTGGTGACTGGGGACGGACCACGCGCCTCTCCCTCGCAGGCATGGCACTGTTCGCGGCGCTCCCCTTTGGCAACGTTCTTGGAGCAGCACTTTTCTCCCATGGAGGATACGTCGCTGTATTCGGGATGGAATTCATAACAAACTTGCTTGCCTTTATTTATATTGTGATCAGGCTCAGGGAGGAAAGACCTAAACAGGTTAGCAGGATtacacaggaagggaagagcACGACGCCGCTGAATCACCTACGACAATCACTGGCGGCAGTGGGGCGGCAGCGGCCAGCGGGCGGGAGGGCGCTCATCTTGGGCCACATCTGCTGCATCTTCCTCTACATGATAACCTTCG GAACCATAAATTTCATGGTGCTGTACACTCGAGCCAAGTTCAAGTGGGACTACAATCAGTTCACGCCCTGGATGATCTGCAACTCCTGTGCCAGCATATTAG CGGCCTGTTTGCTGGTGCCACTGCTTAGCCTCCGCTGGCACATTGATGACACCATACTGGCCTTCAGCGGGGCAGCCTCCCATGTTTTCTCGGGATTGTTAATTGGGACAGCGAACCAGCAGTGGATCCTCTATTTAG cagtggcccTCTCAGCAGGGGGAGGCATCACCATCTCCTGTTCCCGTGGCGCTCTTTCCAAGCTGGTGGCACCAGACGAACTGGGAGCTGTGTTCTCTGTAGTGGGCATTTTAGAATCCCTGGCACCCATCATCAGTTCTCTGGTCTACACCCCCATCTATAATATGACCCTGAATGTGTTCTCTGGCACTGTGTTCCTCATCAGTGCCGCCCTCACTCTGGTCATCTGCTGCATCTACAC ATGGCTGGCGACTGCTTTCCCTTTTCCACCCAGCACTGGCtctaaagaggaagaaggctgA
- the LOC135108089 gene encoding uncharacterized protein LOC135108089, with the protein MTVSEQDTESLLPRHEEDDSSDGDDTGGRREGEPPYRNQQCRVSVEPAVLVTVFGLGLDLVFHDKLWLQKICEVHFGFGEKVCSTLEDGSHPEEEEAVQQLATRYRMYAKVVEQGLGLVMVVVMSVYSDVLDRRLPLLWCHAGFLLMALISAVNVYWWWLPPEMLLLNYVMLGAGGGTLVLYMGVEAYVSAVSEERHRTTRLAVLKVMALVGRILGPAVAMLLFHSGGYLAVFGTQSLAFIASIVYVLLMLERRPGEGPSIATQQQQAVMSLANLKSTVLVVCHARGQNSRRRILAHMCIVWMGLFSLGSLSFLFFCVQNRFHWSYKTFTLWSVIDVIVSLLGLLVAVPAISYICRARDGVLGLLGSFSLLFKNVLLATAPRAWVLYLGSAAGVCGEVVGVASRGAISKLVEKRHLGAVFGMLAVGEGLVPVLSAIVFASLYATTYAVFPGTVFVLSAFCCVLMSCTFVWEVTLCSVNSAGSEGRVEEDSPVEAPCPHLAPPGSAGEGVTL; encoded by the exons ATGACGGTAAGCGAGCAGGACACTGAAAGCCTCCTGCCGCGTCATGAAGAAGACGacagcagtgatggtgatgacaccGGCGGGCGTCGGGAAGGAGAGCCGCCCTACCGCAACCAGCAATGCCGGGTGAGCGTGGAGCCTGCGGTGCTTGTGACGGTATTCGGGCTGGGCCTGGACCTGGTGTTTCATGATAAACTGTGGCTGCAAAAGATCTGTGAGGTGCACTTTGGCTTTGGCGAGAAGGTGTGCAGCACACTGGAGGACGGCAGCcacccggaggaggaggaggcggtgcaACAGTTAGCCACCCGCTACCGCATGTACGCTAAGGTGGTGGAGCAGGGGCTcgggctggtgatggtggtggtgatgagcgtATACAGTGATGTCCTCGACCGGCGGCTCCCCCTGCTGTGGTGCCACGCTGGCTTCCTGCTGATGGCGCTCATCTCGGCGGTCAACGTGTACTGGTGGTGGCTGCCCCCTGAGATGCTCTTGCTGAACTACGTGATGCTGGGGGCGGGGGGCGGCACGCTCGTCCTGTACATGGGCGTGGAAGCCTACGTGAGCGCTGTCTCTGAGGAACGACACCGCACCACGAGGCTGGCGGTGTTGAAGGTGATGGCGTTGGTAGGCAGGATACTTGGCCCGGCCGTGGCAATGCTCTTGTTCCACAGCGGTGGCTACCTGGCTGTGTTCGGCACGCAGAGCCTCGCCTTCATCGCCAGTATCGTTTACGTGCTGCTGATGCTGGAGAGGCGCCCCGGGGAAGGCCCCTCCATAgccacgcagcagcagcaggcggtGATGTCCCTGGCCAACCTGAAGAGCACAGTTTTGGTGGTGTGCCATGCTCGGGGGCAGAACAGCAGGCGACGCATTCTGGCTCACATGTGTATTGTGTGGATGGGACTCTTTTCACTTG GGTCGTTGAGTTTCCTGTTCTTCTGTGTCCAGAATAGATTCCACTGGAGCTACAAGACCTTCACCCTGTGGTCCGTCATCGACGTGATAGTATCCTTACTGG GTCTGCTGGTGGCGGTGCCGGCCATCAGCTACATATGCCGGGCGAGGGACGGCGTGCTGGGCCTCCTCGGATCCTTCTCGCTCCTTTTCAAGAATGTGCTCCTCGCTACCGCCCCGAGAGCCTGGGTCCTCTACCTTG GTTCAGCAGCAGGCGTGTGCGGGGAGGTGGTAGGCGTGGCATCGCGGGGAGCCATCTCCAAGCTGGTGGAGAAGCGGCACCTCGGGGCTGTGTTCGGCATGCTAGCAGTGGGGGAAGGTCTCGTGCCTGTCCTGTCCGCCATTGTGTTCGCTTCTCTCTACGCAACAACCTACGCTGTCTTTCCCGGAACAGTGTTCGTCCTTAGCGCCTTCTGCTGCGTCCTAATGAGCTGCACCTTTGT GTGGGAAGTAACCTTGTGCAGCGTGAACTCTGCGGGGAGCGAGGGCAGGGTGGAGGAAGACAGCCCGGTCGAGGCTCCGTGCCCTCACTTGGCTCCCCCCGGCAGTGCGGGAGAGGGGGTCACTCTCTAA